A genomic segment from Chanos chanos chromosome 2, fChaCha1.1, whole genome shotgun sequence encodes:
- the znf800a gene encoding LOW QUALITY PROTEIN: zinc finger protein 800a (The sequence of the model RefSeq protein was modified relative to this genomic sequence to represent the inferred CDS: inserted 1 base in 1 codon; substituted 1 base at 1 genomic stop codon) has translation IGNDTGFQIFVVSSIHCTFAQQPLFSXEVSXVHKGSFRGGSVRARDVTFGGCSMERPHSALRKTPHFLRKQPFKEHSEVEEPQTELERTPTKDEYCQTENDQHSCCQPDTPRVEPGNTPYVYATEPGDPPLLQQQLQTSKSGIQQIIECFRSGTNQLKHILLKEVDTIFECKLCRSLFRGLPNLITHKEFYCFPRLPLPDDPSRQDRQSQAIKDLLEAIYPRSDKQEYVVRLEAIETNPNAVFQHISPVVPQDHSDHNPSQQDSELQQKCSHKSTDVMQRPEQSDPKARPEAVPDIRVNDEGSGDQKTDQAEQGEGEEEEEEGSTSEMKDVRISCCLCGKDFSSRRSVRRHCRKMHRQKLEELRKFTETRTVPISLLSVVKTKSREEPLPASGKCCPVCHKSFATKANVRRHFDEVHRGLRRDFITPEIATRPGQPLLLETSPASQKQASTLSNQGEYNIASCRCRLCKRKYSSQVMLKRHMRIVHKVQMLENGSATSRPLLTSKSKIKTEPVDPVRTRTEALPSTSTSSSKLSASFDFKKLYCKLCKRQFSSSPNLTKHIELHTDGNDIIYIKFYGCPLCKYESRRKRDVIRHITVVHKKSSRYLAKIMPMLESRAVKKPAEMVLNSSVKKVSPKEGASVKHEAPGPNATKQDPSSSFSTRQSDPALPPDTQKPDPPVSPNTRKHAALMALNTRKHELPVSSNTRRQDASKNPHITRSHDPPKCSPVTRRQEASTEVKVTKNFSLHGCDMCGRAFAKKLYLETHKRSHRVSITSPSRDSRVKGRSTRSKTMIW, from the exons ATTGGCAACGACACTGGCTTTCAAATTTTTGTGGTCTCGAGCATCCACTGCACCTTTGCGCAACAGCCGCTCTTCAGTTGAGAGGTCT AAGTGCACAAAGGCAGCTTCCGAGGGGGCAGCGTCAGAGCGAGAGA tgttacATTTGGGGGGTGCAGCATGGAGCGACCCCATTCTGCTCTGAGGAAAACCCCTCATTTCCTCCGCAAGCAG CCCTTTAAAGAGCATTCTGAGGTGGAAGAACCCCAGACTGAACTGGAGAGAACCCCTACCAAAGATGAGTACTGCCAGACAGAGAACGACCAGCACAGCTGCTGTCAGCCTGACACACCTAGAGTGGAGCCTGGTAACACGCCCTACG tatatGCTACTGAGCCTGGAGACCCACCATTACTGCAGCAACAGCTTCAGACCTCTAAATCTGGAATTCAGCAAATCATTGAATGCTTTCGATCAG GCACAAACCAGCTCAAACACATTCTTCTGAAGGAAGTGGACACCATCTTTGAGTGCAAACTCTGCAGAAGCCTGTTTCGTGGTCTACCCAAcctcatcacacacaaagaattcTACTGCTTCCCCAGGCTACCCTTACCTGATG ATCCTTcaagacaggacagacagagccAAGCCATCAAAGACCTTTTGGAAGCCATCTACCCAAGGTCAGACAAGCAGGAGTATGTGGTTCGACTTGAAGCCATTGAGACCAACCCTAATGCTGTGTTCCAACACATATCCCCAGTCGTTCCTCAGGACCACTCTGATCACAATCCCAGCCAGCAAGACTCAGAGTTACAGCAAAAGTGCTCTCACAAATCTACAGATGTCATGCAAAGGCCTGAACAGTCAGATCCCAAGGCAAGGCCAGAAGCTGTGCCAGATATAAGGGTTAATGATGAAGGTTCTGGCGATCAAAAAACGGATCAAGCAGAAcagggggaaggagaggaggaggaagaggaaggtaGCACCTCTGAGATGAAGGATGTGAGAATCTCCTGTTGCCTCTGTGGGAAGGACTTCAGCTCACGTCGAAGCGTGCGCCGGCATTGCCGTAAAATGCACCGGCAGAAACTGGAAGAGCTGCGCAAGTTCACCGAAACACGCACTGTGCCCATCAGCCTACTATCTGTGGTCAAGACCAAGAGCCGTGAAGAACCACTGCCAGCCTCTGGCAAGTGCTGCCCCGTGTGCCACAAGTCCTTTGCTACCAAGGCCAACGTTCGTCGCCACTTTGACGAGGTTCATCGTGGCTTGCGGCGAGATTTCATCACGCCTGAAATTGCTACAAGGCCTGGTCAACCACTTTTGTTAGAGACTTCACCTGCATCTCAGAAACAGGCCAGTACTCTTTCAAACCAGGGTGAGTACAACATAGCCAGCTGCCGTTGCAGGCTGTGCAAGAGGAAGTACAGTTCACAGGTCATGTTAAAGAGGCATATGCGCATTGTGCATAAAGTCCAAATGTTAGAAAATGGTTCTGCCACCTCACGACCTCTCCTCACTAgcaaatcaaaaataaaaacagagccTGTAGATCCGGTCCGCACCAGGACTGAGGCCTTGCCCTCCACTTCCACCTCTTCA TCGAAGCTCTCTGCAAGTTTTGACTTTAAAAAACTTTACTGCAAGCTGTGCAAGCGACAGTTCAGTTCCAGCCCAAACCTGACTAAACATATTGAGCTGCACACAGACGGCAACGACATCATCTACATCAAGTTCTACGGCTGTCCGCTCTGCAAGTACGAGTCTAGACGGAAACGGGACGTGATCCGACACATCACAGTGGTCCACAAGAAGTCTTCTCGCTATTTGGCTAAAATAATGCCCATGCTCGAGAGCCGGGCGGTGAAGAAGCCGGCAGAAATGGTGCTTAACAGCTCTGTCAAGAAGGTGTCTCCAAAAGAGGGAGCCAGTGTAAAACATGAAGCCCCAGGCCCCAACGCAACCAAACAGGACCCTTCATCATCATTTAGCACACGCCAGTCAGACCCTGCACTGCCCCCGGACACACAGAAACCAGACCCCCCAGTTTCACCCAACACAAGGAAGCACGCTGCCCTTATGGCACTCAATACACGGAAACACGAACTTCCAGTTTCCAGCAACACACGGAGGCAAGATGCCTCCAAGAACCCCCACATAACCCGTAGTCACGATCCTCCAAAATGTTCCCCTGTCACAAGACGACAAGAAGCCAGCACAGAGGTTAAAGTGACCAAAAACTTTTCTCTCCACGGATGTGACATGTGTGGTAGGGCTTTTGCCAAAAAGCTCTACCTGGAGACCCACAAGCGGAGCCACAGAGTGAGCATCACCTCCCCTAGTAGGGACTCCAGAGTGAAAGGAAGGAGCACGCGATCAAAGACAATGATTTGGTGA
- the efcab10 gene encoding EF-hand calcium-binding domain-containing protein 10 → MMATPREQEAAAYLEKHKIPELMDNLTSMLFFYRPERPRDFLIDQLEQLKESRVRAGLFNDSNLDAVFGILDPTHQGHITYTQYKEALTMLGIKNINESPDGVEHNRISQETFKKEAKEGLMKRLMT, encoded by the exons ATGATGGCGACCCCACGGGAACAGGAGGCTGCCGCTTATCTTGAAAAACATAAAATCCCAGAGCTCATGGATAATTTAACCAGTATGCTCTTCTTCTATAGACCAG AGAGACCACGTGATTTTCTTATCGACCAACTTGAACAGTTAAAGGAGTCCCGAGTCAGAGCAGGCCTCTTCAACGACTCCAACCTGGATGCAGTTTTTGGAATTTTGGATCCCACCCATCAAGGACACATCACctacacacaatacaaagaGG CACTGACTATGTTAGGAATCAAGAATATCAATGAATCTCCTGACGGTGTTGAACATAACAGAATCTCACAGGAGACTTTCAAAAAAGAGGC gaAGGAGGGACTGATGAAAAGGTTGATGACAtga